In a genomic window of Lacrimispora sp. BS-2:
- a CDS encoding MBL fold metallo-hydrolase, protein MNKLVKNNVYWVGFMDWELESFHGADYSINHGSSQNAYLIREEKTVLIDTVWKPHSTEFIDNLEKEIDLKEIDFIVANHGEVDHSGSLPALMEKIPGTPIYCTANGVKSLTGQYHHPEWNYQVVKTGDSVDIGNGKKLVFVEMKMLHWPDSMATYLTGDNILFSNDAFGQHFAVEELFNDKADQCRLWEEAIKYYANILTPFSPLVKKKIEEIQGLNLPIDIIATSHGSIWRENPLQIVEKYYEWSQNYQEDQITVVYDTMWDGTKQLAHKISSEIARISPDTRVKIFNISKINKNDIMTEVFKSKAIALGSPTVGGSILSSVGGWLDFLKELKYKGKKAAVFGCYGWSGEGTKVLRERLTEAGFSVVEPEAKCLWNPEEEDFNKAAEIARAICQ, encoded by the coding sequence ATGAACAAACTTGTGAAAAACAATGTTTACTGGGTAGGATTTATGGACTGGGAGCTGGAATCCTTCCATGGAGCGGATTACTCCATTAATCATGGCTCAAGCCAGAATGCTTATTTGATCAGGGAAGAAAAAACGGTCCTCATTGACACGGTCTGGAAGCCTCATTCCACGGAATTTATAGATAACCTGGAAAAAGAGATTGATTTAAAGGAAATTGATTTCATTGTTGCAAACCACGGAGAAGTGGATCACAGTGGTTCTCTTCCCGCATTAATGGAGAAAATCCCCGGCACTCCTATTTACTGTACGGCTAACGGGGTGAAATCCCTTACCGGACAATATCACCATCCGGAATGGAATTATCAGGTTGTGAAAACCGGGGATTCCGTTGATATTGGAAACGGCAAGAAGCTGGTCTTTGTGGAAATGAAAATGCTCCACTGGCCTGACAGCATGGCTACCTATCTGACAGGTGATAATATCCTTTTCTCCAATGACGCCTTTGGACAGCATTTCGCGGTTGAGGAATTATTTAATGACAAAGCCGACCAGTGCCGGCTTTGGGAAGAAGCCATCAAGTACTACGCCAATATCCTGACTCCATTTTCTCCTCTTGTAAAAAAGAAAATAGAGGAGATACAGGGGCTTAACCTGCCCATCGATATCATTGCAACCAGCCACGGCTCCATCTGGAGGGAGAATCCTTTGCAGATCGTGGAAAAATATTACGAATGGTCCCAGAACTATCAGGAGGATCAGATCACCGTGGTTTATGATACCATGTGGGATGGGACAAAGCAGCTGGCTCATAAGATCAGTTCCGAAATCGCACGGATTTCACCGGATACCAGAGTAAAGATTTTTAATATTTCCAAGATAAATAAGAATGATATTATGACAGAGGTATTTAAATCAAAGGCAATCGCTCTCGGCTCTCCAACCGTAGGAGGCAGCATTCTCTCTTCCGTGGGAGGATGGCTTGATTTCCTGAAGGAATTGAAATATAAAGGGAAAAAGGCTGCCGTGTTCGGATGCTATGGCTGGAGCGGAGAGGGAACAAAGGTCCTCCGGGAGCGGCTGACAGAGGCCGGGTTCTCTGTGGTGGAGCCTGAAGCCAAATGCCTTTGGAATCCGGAGGAAGAGGACTTTAACAAGGCAGCGGAGATTGCCAGGGCCATTTGCCAGTAA
- a CDS encoding bifunctional glycosyltransferase family 2/GtrA family protein produces the protein MKQTIEHAIVLIPSLEPDRRLPVYIKELGEYGLSRIIIVDDGSGNDYQDIFKELEERGCTVIHHSINRGKGFALKTGYDYIREHVPGYSCIVTADSDGQHAPEDVYKLAMEAEGHPDALILGVRDFRKAGIPAKSLIGNRVTSAIFAALYGKYLPDTQSGLRAFGPKLTGRMLGIKGDGFEYETQVLTTCIRSKISVLTIPIQTIYEDENRGTHFKAVRDSLKIIGILGADFMKFLSSSVVCSFLDIGIAWTLLDLLKPYMRGEDFLRIMIATAFARSVSIAVNYLFNKNVVFKDRQAPGHSLIRYLSLCAFNILLSAAGVYILYQAPGLNEKAAKLLCDGCLFLLGYQIQQRWVFSRAEGGVRE, from the coding sequence ATGAAACAAACCATAGAACATGCCATTGTATTGATTCCCTCTCTTGAGCCTGACAGAAGGCTTCCGGTTTATATAAAGGAGCTGGGGGAATACGGGTTATCCCGTATTATAATTGTGGATGATGGCTCTGGAAACGATTATCAGGATATTTTCAAAGAATTGGAGGAGCGGGGGTGTACCGTAATCCATCACAGCATAAACCGGGGAAAGGGCTTTGCTCTTAAAACGGGATATGATTACATAAGGGAACATGTGCCCGGCTATTCGTGCATCGTAACCGCGGATTCCGATGGACAGCATGCCCCAGAGGATGTTTATAAGCTGGCCATGGAAGCCGAAGGCCATCCCGATGCGTTAATACTGGGGGTAAGAGACTTTAGAAAGGCCGGAATACCGGCCAAGTCCCTCATTGGAAACCGTGTTACTTCTGCAATTTTTGCTGCACTGTACGGGAAATACCTTCCTGATACCCAGTCAGGGCTCAGGGCCTTTGGTCCGAAGCTGACAGGCCGGATGCTTGGCATAAAGGGAGACGGGTTTGAGTATGAAACCCAGGTCCTGACTACCTGCATCCGGTCTAAAATATCTGTCCTTACCATCCCCATTCAGACCATCTATGAAGATGAGAACAGGGGCACGCATTTTAAGGCTGTAAGGGACAGTTTAAAAATTATTGGTATCCTTGGGGCTGATTTTATGAAGTTCCTTTCCTCATCGGTCGTCTGTTCTTTCCTTGACATAGGAATAGCCTGGACGCTTCTTGACTTGCTGAAACCTTATATGAGGGGGGAGGATTTCCTTAGAATCATGATAGCCACGGCTTTTGCCAGATCGGTTTCAATCGCCGTGAATTATCTGTTTAATAAAAATGTGGTGTTTAAGGACAGGCAGGCTCCAGGCCACAGCCTTATCCGTTACTTAAGCTTGTGCGCATTCAATATACTGCTGTCCGCTGCCGGGGTCTATATCCTTTATCAGGCCCCGGGATTGAATGAAAAGGCGGCAAAGCTTCTCTGTGATGGGTGTCTGTTTCTCCTTGGTTATCAAATACAACAGCGCTGGGTATTTTCCCGCGCAGAGGGCGGGGTCCGTGAATAA
- a CDS encoding glycosyltransferase — MNKEEKKRNIIFIITMVLMTIYLGWRMIFTLPLHEGTLSLIFGILLVAAETVTVFTSFELFYQKMQMNKFHLECPEIPDEYYPDVDVFIATHNEPADILYKTVNACTFMEYPHKSKVHIYICDDGNRQEIAELARQFGVGYLGLADNKDAKSGNLNNALSKTSSPLIATFDADMIPQHTFLMKTVPYFLLSRFIKENGKWRLKREEEIDKKFRLGLIQTPQSFYNPDLFQFNLYAEGNIPNEQDFFSREVNTMRNTSNAIAYTGSNTVILREAMEEIGGFPLKTITEDFETSLRIQKAGFITYATDEIQGAGLTTTTIKSMIRQRVRWARGIIQSLQNTHAIVTPRLPLIARLTYLNTFLYWWSFFNRLIFIMSPILFALFDYRIVNSHFWDVIVFWLPAYFFYSISMRYLSSNVRNQRWSQIIDTIFMPYLIVPVLLETFHIHQRKFKVTNKKKEGNGIGFEFAVFAIPHVILLALSAAAMMRFIHGKYGWALFYSSIILFWIIHNMVSLFYAIFFMLGRRAYRSSERIRAEENITIQYKTLTYEARTADVSENGLAFWSEKPIYLPENKTVKFVITTSHYKARLEGKIVYVKEQYKGWRYSATIRAVDDENKRQYMQIIYDRIHSLPMQMDLWITAYDDMLRNIKKRLKQPFKDKRKMPRIPMERQITFTNGAACRLVDFNYRYFSVSDFNTNGSQDDKFIYNTESGIPLVLKRTNIYIRHSSEELLSVVNLDDLTGKNLINQILVDIINTDGKEVKG; from the coding sequence GTGAATAAAGAAGAGAAAAAACGAAATATAATTTTTATTATTACCATGGTCCTGATGACAATTTATCTGGGCTGGCGTATGATATTTACCCTGCCGCTTCATGAGGGGACCCTGAGCCTGATATTTGGAATATTGCTGGTGGCAGCGGAGACCGTTACGGTATTTACCTCCTTTGAGCTTTTTTATCAAAAGATGCAGATGAATAAATTTCATCTGGAGTGTCCGGAAATACCGGATGAATATTATCCTGATGTGGATGTTTTCATTGCGACCCATAATGAACCGGCCGATATTCTGTACAAAACCGTCAATGCATGCACGTTCATGGAATATCCCCATAAAAGCAAGGTACATATCTATATTTGCGATGACGGAAACCGCCAAGAGATTGCTGAACTGGCCAGGCAATTTGGAGTCGGCTACCTGGGGCTTGCAGATAATAAGGATGCAAAATCAGGTAACTTAAATAATGCTTTAAGTAAGACCTCATCTCCTCTTATTGCTACTTTTGATGCGGATATGATCCCCCAGCATACGTTTCTTATGAAGACCGTTCCATATTTCCTGCTTTCCAGATTCATAAAAGAAAACGGGAAGTGGAGGCTTAAAAGGGAAGAGGAGATTGACAAAAAGTTCAGGCTTGGACTAATTCAGACACCTCAAAGCTTTTATAACCCCGATCTTTTCCAGTTTAATCTGTATGCGGAAGGAAACATCCCCAATGAGCAGGATTTCTTTTCCAGGGAAGTCAATACTATGAGAAATACCTCCAACGCCATCGCCTATACCGGCAGCAACACCGTTATTTTAAGGGAGGCCATGGAGGAGATAGGAGGTTTTCCCTTAAAAACCATTACAGAGGATTTTGAGACAAGCCTGCGGATACAAAAAGCAGGATTCATCACCTATGCAACGGATGAGATACAGGGGGCCGGGCTTACTACCACAACAATAAAGAGCATGATCAGGCAGCGGGTGCGATGGGCAAGAGGCATCATTCAAAGTCTTCAGAATACCCATGCCATTGTTACGCCAAGGCTTCCTTTGATTGCAAGGCTTACATACCTTAATACTTTTTTATATTGGTGGTCATTTTTTAACAGGCTCATATTCATTATGTCCCCCATCCTGTTTGCCCTGTTTGATTATAGGATCGTGAACAGTCATTTCTGGGATGTGATCGTGTTCTGGCTTCCTGCATACTTTTTTTACAGTATATCCATGCGTTATCTCTCAAGCAACGTCAGGAACCAGAGATGGAGCCAGATCATTGACACCATATTTATGCCCTATTTGATTGTCCCGGTATTGCTTGAGACTTTTCACATCCATCAAAGAAAGTTTAAAGTCACCAATAAAAAGAAAGAAGGAAACGGCATTGGCTTTGAGTTTGCCGTGTTTGCGATTCCTCATGTAATTTTACTGGCACTGTCCGCAGCGGCCATGATGCGCTTTATCCATGGAAAATACGGCTGGGCATTATTTTACAGCAGCATTATCCTGTTCTGGATCATTCATAACATGGTTTCGTTATTCTATGCCATATTTTTTATGCTGGGAAGGCGTGCTTACAGGAGCAGTGAGCGGATCAGGGCAGAGGAAAATATCACCATACAATATAAGACTTTAACTTATGAAGCAAGGACGGCAGACGTTTCCGAAAACGGATTAGCCTTCTGGTCGGAGAAGCCTATATATCTTCCGGAAAATAAAACAGTGAAGTTTGTGATTACCACGTCTCATTATAAAGCCAGACTTGAGGGGAAGATCGTTTACGTGAAAGAGCAATACAAAGGCTGGCGTTATTCCGCAACGATCCGGGCAGTTGACGATGAAAACAAACGCCAGTATATGCAGATCATATATGACAGAATCCATTCCCTCCCAATGCAGATGGATTTATGGATCACCGCTTATGACGATATGCTGAGAAACATAAAAAAACGGTTGAAACAGCCGTTTAAAGACAAAAGAAAGATGCCCAGGATCCCCATGGAAAGACAAATTACTTTTACAAACGGAGCTGCCTGCAGGCTGGTTGATTTTAACTACCGCTATTTTTCGGTTTCCGATTTTAATACGAACGGAAGCCAGGATGATAAGTTCATCTATAATACAGAAAGCGGGATTCCATTGGTCCTGAAACGGACGAATATATACATACGGCATTCATCAGAGGAGCTATTGTCAGTTGTGAATTTGGATGACCTCACTGGGAAAAATCTAATCAATCAGATTTTGGTTGACATAATAAATACAGATGGAAAAGAGGTTAAAGGATGA
- a CDS encoding shikimate kinase, translating to MTGKLDNITLIGMPASGKSTVGVLLAKRLGYSFVDVDIVIQEQEGCLLKEIIAREGQEGFLAVENRINAGLNVHHSVIAPGGSVIYGKKAMEQLKEISTVVYLKLSYESIEERLGNLVDRGVVLKDGMTLRDLYEERVPYYEKYADITIDENGLDPGKTVDSLRAIMEERFGLTT from the coding sequence ATGACGGGTAAGCTTGATAACATTACGCTGATCGGTATGCCGGCCTCCGGTAAGAGCACAGTGGGCGTTTTGCTGGCAAAACGCCTTGGATATTCCTTTGTGGACGTGGACATTGTGATCCAGGAGCAGGAAGGCTGCCTATTAAAGGAAATTATCGCCAGGGAGGGCCAGGAGGGCTTCCTGGCTGTGGAAAACAGGATCAATGCCGGTTTAAATGTCCATCATAGCGTCATTGCTCCGGGAGGAAGCGTGATCTATGGAAAAAAGGCAATGGAGCAATTAAAGGAGATCAGCACAGTGGTTTATTTAAAGCTTAGCTATGAAAGCATAGAGGAACGGCTGGGCAATCTGGTAGACCGGGGAGTCGTGCTAAAGGATGGTATGACCTTAAGAGACTTATATGAGGAGCGGGTTCCTTATTATGAGAAATATGCGGACATAACCATTGATGAAAACGGCCTTGATCCAGGAAAGACGGTAGACAGTCTTAGGGCCATTATGGAAGAACGGTTTGGCCTGACCACATAA
- a CDS encoding methyl-accepting chemotaxis protein, which produces MLKKLKVGNRLLVAFVIVVLFSGLAGTIGILLIRAVNKEYHAELEDYGFAQGDIGSLGQAFQAHRATVLYIIYSEDAAETARQKEILTKQVDLINEKMQLVQARMKTDSEKELYSQLSEKMKSYEDIRSHTIELASKSSQESMAFFRSYAAPLAAEIADTINTILSDKSAAGDIKSAQLSRQTSVFIAIMGTIIFISIGTSVIIAIAITRGITRPIDELKMVADRMAQGDLKCQLEYSSEDELGHLADGMRTMMGRLSYYMDYISVTTSRMAQGDFDIPHDPEEFKGEFRSVQLSIQNLTDSLNDVMAKITQSSDQVASGAEQVADSAQALSQGATEQASSIEELAATINDISNNINLNAENAKETNQQVNNTATELEYGKTQMQDLTNAMEEISNASAEIGKVIKTIEDIAFQTNILALNAAVEAARAGEAGKGFAVVADEVRNLANKSQEASKNTATLIEHTLASIDAGNHIAKETAKSMDRIVQSSKTAADLTYQISTASKDQAYAVAQVTQGIDQIASVIQTNSATSEESAAASQEMAGQAQMLKLLMQRFQLKI; this is translated from the coding sequence ATGTTAAAAAAACTAAAAGTAGGGAACCGGCTGCTTGTTGCATTTGTTATCGTTGTATTGTTTTCAGGGCTGGCCGGAACCATTGGGATCCTGCTCATTCGGGCCGTTAATAAGGAATATCATGCGGAGCTGGAGGATTATGGATTTGCCCAAGGAGATATCGGAAGCCTGGGACAGGCGTTTCAAGCCCACCGTGCCACAGTGTTATACATAATCTATTCAGAAGATGCCGCTGAAACCGCCAGGCAGAAGGAAATCTTAACCAAACAGGTCGATTTGATAAATGAAAAGATGCAGTTGGTACAGGCAAGGATGAAGACAGACTCGGAAAAGGAACTTTACAGCCAGCTTTCAGAAAAGATGAAATCCTATGAAGATATCCGCAGCCATACCATCGAGCTTGCCTCAAAATCTTCCCAGGAGTCTATGGCTTTTTTCCGAAGCTATGCAGCTCCTCTGGCAGCGGAAATCGCCGATACCATTAATACCATACTGTCGGATAAATCAGCCGCCGGAGATATAAAATCTGCCCAGCTTTCCCGCCAGACCTCTGTATTCATTGCAATTATGGGCACCATTATCTTTATTTCCATTGGTACTTCCGTGATTATTGCAATCGCGATTACAAGGGGAATCACCCGTCCCATTGACGAACTGAAAATGGTTGCAGACCGGATGGCACAGGGCGATTTAAAATGCCAGCTGGAATACAGTTCAGAGGATGAACTTGGGCATCTTGCCGACGGCATGAGGACCATGATGGGACGGCTATCCTACTACATGGATTACATCTCTGTCACCACAAGCCGTATGGCACAGGGAGATTTTGATATTCCCCATGACCCGGAAGAATTTAAAGGAGAGTTCCGTTCCGTACAGCTCTCCATACAGAATCTCACAGACTCTTTAAATGATGTCATGGCGAAAATAACCCAGTCCTCAGACCAGGTGGCCTCAGGAGCCGAACAGGTGGCAGACAGCGCCCAGGCCTTAAGCCAGGGTGCGACGGAGCAGGCCTCCTCTATTGAAGAGCTGGCTGCCACCATCAATGATATTTCCAATAATATCAATCTTAATGCGGAAAATGCCAAAGAAACAAACCAGCAGGTGAACAATACTGCGACAGAATTAGAATACGGCAAGACACAGATGCAGGATCTGACAAATGCCATGGAGGAGATCAGTAATGCATCCGCAGAAATAGGAAAGGTAATAAAGACCATAGAGGATATCGCCTTCCAGACCAACATCCTGGCCCTTAACGCAGCCGTGGAAGCAGCAAGGGCAGGAGAGGCCGGAAAGGGCTTTGCAGTTGTGGCAGACGAAGTCCGTAACCTGGCCAATAAAAGCCAGGAGGCTTCCAAAAACACTGCCACATTAATTGAACACACCCTGGCCTCCATTGATGCTGGAAATCACATTGCAAAGGAGACTGCAAAATCCATGGACCGCATTGTCCAGTCCTCCAAAACAGCAGCAGACTTAACCTATCAGATATCCACCGCTTCTAAGGACCAGGCATATGCGGTTGCCCAGGTAACTCAGGGAATTGACCAGATAGCAAGCGTGATTCAGACCAATTCCGCCACCTCAGAGGAAAGCGCCGCCGCCAGCCAGGAGATGGCCGGACAGGCTCAGATGCTGAAGCTTTTAATGCAAAGGTTCCAATTGAAAATCTAA
- a CDS encoding Crp/Fnr family transcriptional regulator encodes MEFKCNCCSKLCTSKIPLFEPLSLEEQKELISKARHLDYKRGETVFHEYDPADKILIIRYGKAKISRYSLEGKEYVLDMLTEGDIYGEQNIFAGKAFEANAIALGECGVCLISLTDIQELILKKPEIGVKILNVVGQKLSAANELVQLLSVNDAKARVAGFLLFRSSRIKGETIELTRDDISAYINVRRETISRKLGELSREGAIELEGNRKIHVRNKDILRDVFENEF; translated from the coding sequence ATGGAATTTAAGTGTAATTGCTGCAGCAAACTATGCACCTCAAAAATCCCTCTTTTTGAACCCCTATCCTTAGAGGAGCAGAAAGAATTGATATCAAAGGCCCGGCATCTGGATTATAAAAGAGGAGAAACTGTTTTTCATGAGTATGACCCGGCAGATAAAATACTGATCATCCGTTACGGAAAAGCCAAAATCAGCCGCTATTCCCTGGAAGGAAAGGAATACGTTCTTGATATGCTGACAGAAGGCGATATCTACGGAGAACAGAACATATTCGCTGGGAAAGCCTTTGAAGCAAATGCCATTGCCCTGGGAGAATGCGGAGTGTGTCTTATTTCCCTGACAGATATTCAGGAACTGATCTTAAAAAAACCTGAGATCGGAGTCAAAATACTAAACGTGGTGGGACAAAAGTTATCGGCTGCAAATGAACTAGTGCAGCTATTATCTGTAAACGATGCCAAGGCCCGGGTCGCCGGCTTTCTTTTATTCAGAAGCAGCCGGATCAAAGGTGAAACCATTGAATTGACCAGAGATGACATATCCGCTTATATCAATGTCAGAAGAGAGACCATCAGCAGAAAGCTGGGCGAGCTTTCCAGGGAAGGCGCCATTGAGTTAGAAGGCAACCGTAAGATTCACGTCCGTAACAAAGATATTTTAAGAGATGTCTTTGAAAATGAATTTTGA
- a CDS encoding flavin reductase family protein, giving the protein MKKKETNENKKSVKSSRVTWKPGNMLYPVPAVMVSCQREGEKPNIITVAWAGTICSTPAMLSISIRPERHSYKIIKETREFVVNLATKDLVRATDYCGVKSGRDVDKFAEMRLTPCSLEHIKAPGIEESPVNLACKVVEIKPLGSHDLFLAEVVGVTVDSRYMDEKGKFHLNESGLISYSHGEYFELGKKLGSFGYSVKKAGKKPSGRRKNK; this is encoded by the coding sequence ATGAAAAAGAAAGAAACCAATGAAAATAAAAAGTCCGTAAAAAGCAGCAGGGTTACCTGGAAGCCGGGAAACATGCTTTACCCGGTTCCAGCGGTCATGGTCAGCTGTCAGCGGGAAGGGGAAAAACCGAATATCATTACCGTGGCATGGGCAGGAACCATCTGCTCCACACCGGCCATGCTGTCCATATCCATCCGTCCGGAACGGCATTCCTATAAAATTATAAAAGAAACCAGAGAGTTTGTGGTAAATCTGGCCACAAAGGATCTGGTACGGGCCACCGATTACTGCGGGGTGAAGTCCGGCAGGGATGTGGATAAATTTGCAGAAATGAGGCTGACGCCCTGTTCCCTGGAACATATCAAAGCCCCTGGAATAGAGGAAAGTCCGGTGAATTTAGCCTGCAAGGTCGTGGAGATCAAGCCCTTGGGAAGCCATGACCTGTTTTTAGCAGAGGTGGTGGGAGTGACCGTTGACAGCCGGTACATGGATGAGAAAGGGAAGTTCCACCTTAATGAGTCAGGACTTATATCCTATTCCCATGGGGAATACTTTGAACTGGGGAAAAAGCTTGGAAGTTTCGGCTATTCTGTGAAAAAGGCAGGAAAAAAGCCGTCGGGCAGGAGGAAGAACAAATGA
- a CDS encoding putative manganese-dependent inorganic diphosphatase produces MGENYKNRKTIVIGHKNPDTDSICSAICYANLKRVLTGEQYQPGRAGRVNEETQFVLHYFGVEAPELVENVKTQVRDIEIRETKGVKKNLSLKKAWNLMQEANVVTIPTVTEDGILEGLITVGDIAKSYMNVYDSSILSKANTPYENIVETLEGAMAIGGKSKYFNHGKVLIAAANPDMMEYYISKGDLVILGNRYESQLCAIEMEAACIIVCEGAAVSMTIKKLAQERGCTVMTTPYDTYTAARLVNQSIPISYFMTTEGLISFEEDDYIDEIKEVMASKRHRDFPILDKDGKYMGMISRRNLLGAKGKRLILVDHNEKTQAVEGMESAEVLEIIDHHRLGTVETIAPVFFRNQPVGCTATIVYQMYQENNVEVKPKIAGLLCSAIISDTLLFRSPTCTESDRKAALALADIAGIQMEKYASSMFAAGSNLKGKTDGEIFYQDFKKFTVGKVTFGVGQISSLNAKELDELKDRMVPYMKKAREEHGVDMMFFMLTNILTESTVLLCEGQGAKQMVIGAFRAEEEAAEDHVVSLPGVVSRKKQLIPGIMLAVQE; encoded by the coding sequence ATGGGAGAAAATTATAAGAACAGAAAGACCATAGTAATTGGCCATAAAAATCCGGATACAGATTCCATCTGTTCTGCAATCTGTTATGCAAATTTAAAAAGAGTGCTGACTGGAGAACAATATCAGCCAGGCAGGGCGGGCCGCGTCAACGAGGAGACACAATTTGTGCTCCATTACTTTGGAGTGGAAGCACCGGAGCTTGTGGAGAATGTAAAGACGCAGGTCCGTGATATCGAAATTCGTGAAACAAAGGGTGTAAAGAAAAACCTGTCCTTGAAAAAAGCCTGGAATCTGATGCAGGAAGCCAACGTAGTCACCATTCCGACTGTAACCGAGGATGGGATATTGGAAGGGCTGATCACCGTAGGTGACATTGCAAAGTCCTATATGAACGTCTATGACAGCAGCATTTTATCAAAGGCAAATACTCCGTATGAAAATATTGTGGAAACCCTGGAAGGGGCTATGGCAATCGGCGGAAAAAGCAAATATTTCAATCATGGCAAAGTCCTTATAGCGGCGGCAAATCCTGATATGATGGAATATTACATTTCAAAGGGTGACCTTGTGATCTTGGGGAACCGCTATGAATCCCAGCTGTGCGCTATTGAGATGGAAGCGGCCTGCATCATTGTCTGCGAAGGTGCGGCGGTATCCATGACCATCAAAAAGCTGGCTCAGGAAAGGGGCTGTACGGTCATGACCACCCCTTACGACACGTATACTGCAGCCCGTCTGGTAAACCAGAGCATTCCCATCAGCTATTTCATGACCACGGAAGGGCTGATTTCCTTTGAAGAAGACGATTACATTGATGAAATAAAAGAAGTTATGGCAAGTAAGCGCCACCGGGATTTTCCGATTCTTGATAAGGACGGAAAATACATGGGAATGATTTCCCGCAGGAATTTGCTGGGTGCAAAAGGAAAGCGCCTGATTCTGGTAGACCATAATGAGAAAACCCAGGCAGTAGAAGGCATGGAAAGTGCGGAAGTCCTGGAGATCATCGATCATCACAGGCTTGGTACCGTAGAAACCATTGCCCCGGTATTTTTCCGCAACCAGCCGGTGGGCTGTACGGCTACTATCGTTTATCAGATGTATCAGGAAAACAATGTGGAGGTTAAACCGAAGATTGCTGGCCTGCTGTGCAGTGCCATTATTTCCGATACCCTTTTATTCCGTTCCCCTACCTGTACGGAATCGGATCGAAAGGCAGCTCTTGCCCTTGCGGATATCGCAGGGATCCAGATGGAAAAATATGCTTCTTCCATGTTCGCGGCAGGAAGCAACCTAAAGGGAAAGACGGATGGAGAAATCTTTTATCAGGATTTCAAGAAATTTACCGTTGGGAAGGTGACTTTTGGAGTCGGACAGATCAGTTCCTTAAACGCCAAGGAGTTAGATGAGTTAAAGGACCGGATGGTGCCTTACATGAAAAAGGCAAGAGAAGAGCATGGCGTGGACATGATGTTCTTTATGCTTACCAACATTTTGACGGAATCCACTGTGCTGTTATGCGAGGGCCAGGGAGCAAAGCAGATGGTTATAGGAGCTTTCCGCGCAGAGGAAGAGGCGGCGGAAGACCATGTTGTAAGTCTTCCCGGCGTGGTATCCAGAAAGAAACAGCTGATTCCTGGCATTATGCTGGCGGTTCAGGAATAG
- a CDS encoding DUF542 domain-containing protein produces the protein MITGKMKVTDVVKAYPEAVEIFNDFHIDYCCGGKDALEEALQKLGIESKSFIELLNKKIVNKPHKSNKGQVLAVEHLAEMDIPDLIDYIINTHHSKERILLAEIDELINKVLLAHYEHHQEQLVPLHGLFSDLKKELQEHFAKEEKLIFPYMKKNFNGKQDVEYVKELEDEHEAAGNLIKEITACTNDFTAPKDGCASYRLAFQKLHELVKDVYIHIFTENSLLFPKYEGGNE, from the coding sequence ATGATTACAGGTAAAATGAAAGTAACTGATGTGGTTAAGGCCTATCCGGAAGCAGTTGAGATCTTTAATGATTTTCACATTGATTATTGCTGCGGCGGAAAGGATGCCCTGGAAGAGGCCCTGCAAAAGCTGGGAATAGAGTCAAAAAGCTTTATCGAACTGCTGAATAAAAAGATTGTGAATAAACCTCATAAATCAAACAAAGGACAAGTGCTGGCTGTGGAACATCTGGCAGAGATGGATATCCCAGATTTAATTGATTATATTATAAATACACATCATTCAAAGGAAAGAATCCTGCTGGCAGAAATTGATGAACTGATCAATAAAGTCCTGCTGGCCCATTATGAACACCATCAGGAGCAGCTTGTTCCCTTACACGGACTTTTTTCAGATTTGAAAAAAGAGCTTCAGGAACATTTTGCAAAGGAAGAAAAACTTATTTTCCCTTATATGAAAAAGAACTTTAACGGAAAGCAAGATGTAGAATATGTAAAGGAGCTGGAGGATGAACATGAAGCGGCAGGGAACCTGATAAAAGAAATCACAGCCTGCACCAATGATTTTACTGCGCCAAAAGACGGCTGCGCTTCGTACCGCCTGGCCTTTCAGAAGCTGCATGAACTGGTTAAAGACGTGTATATTCATATATTTACAGAAAATTCACTGCTGTTTCCAAAATATGAAGGAGGAAATGAATAA